In Nostoc sp. UHCC 0926, a single genomic region encodes these proteins:
- a CDS encoding O-linked N-acetylglucosamine transferase, SPINDLY family protein — protein MEISKLSNQVEEYIFHFPAINLENINIIILPDWSLPEEVIILQLEQAIKYVVNHPESNQMILLIDTNGIDLEDANLYLSAVAMNLFIAENFDITAECEISLLEHLDEHERNDITSFIHARIILLHQNLQALSLFGIEKIPSYEIENFSNIPLSKLFFDLSNRLFEEKKWQEASQQYQKILQTNSGNAEIYWRLSQCYKNLNLSDKYFSTIKEGIKNHPNDPTLHFSLVIDLQINGRNQEVITCAENACQLLPDDYTFQILKYLTIPTIYDNSEGIPFYRQRYTQGLQNLIQQTSLKTPEERRNALAGIGRLTNFYLSYQAQNDVDLQRQYGKLVHEIMAANFPQWVVPLSIPKLQPQEKIRIGYASHYLHSYSGTLWLTGWLRYCDRSSFEIYCYYIGNEPDPITQQFQQYSDVFHHIPDNLSAACEQIIADKLHILVFPEIGMNPQTMQMAGLRLAPVQCVAWGHPVTTGLPTIDYFLSSKLMEPENAQDHYSEKLIRLPNIGVSYPKPYIPPVIKTRSDFGLTDDAVIYLCCQAPFKYLPQYDFIFAEIARRLRQAKFVFLRGGLLQPRLKRAFAAIGLNSEDYCVFISIPERLDYLMINLLSDVYLDTFTWSGGNTTLEAIACNLPIVTCPGEFMRGRHSDSFLKMLGVTDTIAENETEYIEIAVKLGLDAAWRGTIAERMNQNHDRLFNDKACVAGLEAFYKQVCSKHFSA, from the coding sequence ATGGAAATAAGCAAACTCAGTAACCAAGTAGAAGAATATATATTTCACTTTCCAGCTATAAACCTTGAGAATATTAATATTATCATCTTGCCTGATTGGTCACTACCAGAAGAAGTTATAATTTTACAATTAGAACAGGCAATTAAATATGTAGTAAATCATCCTGAGAGTAATCAGATGATATTACTGATAGATACAAATGGTATTGATCTTGAAGATGCTAATTTATATTTATCTGCTGTGGCTATGAATTTATTCATAGCAGAAAATTTTGATATCACTGCTGAATGCGAAATTTCTCTACTCGAACATCTAGATGAGCATGAAAGAAATGATATAACCAGTTTTATTCATGCCCGAATTATTCTACTACATCAAAATCTGCAAGCGTTATCATTATTTGGCATAGAAAAAATTCCATCTTATGAGATAGAAAATTTTAGTAATATACCACTGAGTAAATTATTTTTTGATTTAAGTAATAGATTATTTGAAGAAAAGAAATGGCAAGAAGCTAGTCAACAATACCAAAAAATATTACAAACTAACTCAGGAAATGCTGAAATTTATTGGCGGTTAAGTCAGTGCTATAAAAATCTAAATCTGTCAGATAAATATTTTAGTACCATCAAAGAAGGAATTAAAAATCACCCAAATGACCCAACTTTACATTTTTCATTAGTTATAGACTTGCAAATTAATGGACGCAATCAAGAAGTAATCACCTGTGCTGAAAATGCTTGTCAATTATTACCCGATGATTATACTTTTCAAATACTTAAATATTTAACAATTCCAACTATCTATGATAATTCCGAAGGAATTCCATTTTATCGCCAGAGATATACTCAGGGACTACAAAATTTAATCCAGCAAACATCTCTAAAAACTCCCGAAGAACGAAGAAATGCTTTAGCTGGGATAGGTAGATTAACTAACTTTTACCTCTCCTATCAGGCTCAAAATGATGTAGATTTACAACGCCAATATGGTAAGTTAGTGCATGAAATTATGGCGGCTAACTTTCCGCAATGGGTTGTACCTTTATCTATACCAAAACTTCAGCCCCAAGAAAAAATCCGCATTGGCTATGCTTCTCATTATCTACATTCTTATAGTGGTACACTGTGGTTAACTGGTTGGCTGCGCTACTGCGATCGCTCAAGCTTTGAAATCTATTGTTACTACATAGGAAATGAGCCAGATCCAATTACCCAACAGTTTCAACAGTACAGTGATGTTTTCCATCATATTCCTGATAATTTATCAGCAGCCTGTGAACAGATAATTGCCGATAAGCTGCACATTTTAGTTTTCCCTGAAATTGGTATGAATCCCCAAACTATGCAAATGGCAGGTCTGCGGCTTGCGCCTGTACAATGTGTCGCTTGGGGACATCCGGTAACAACTGGCTTACCCACAATTGATTACTTTTTATCTAGCAAGTTAATGGAACCTGAAAATGCCCAAGACCATTATTCAGAAAAATTAATTCGCTTACCCAACATTGGCGTTTCCTACCCTAAACCATATATTCCGCCAGTCATAAAAACCCGCTCAGATTTTGGGCTAACAGATGATGCAGTTATCTATTTATGCTGCCAAGCTCCTTTTAAATATTTACCGCAATATGATTTTATTTTTGCAGAAATTGCTCGCCGCCTTCGGCAAGCTAAATTTGTGTTTCTGCGTGGTGGTTTACTTCAGCCGCGTCTCAAACGTGCTTTTGCTGCTATCGGTTTGAACAGCGAGGATTACTGTGTATTTATTAGTATTCCAGAGCGACTGGACTATCTAATGATTAACTTACTTTCAGACGTTTATCTAGATACATTCACTTGGTCTGGTGGTAATACTACCTTAGAAGCGATCGCTTGTAATCTCCCCATTGTTACCTGTCCCGGAGAATTTATGCGGGGTCGTCATTCTGACAGCTTCCTGAAAATGCTAGGAGTGACAGATACCATAGCTGAAAACGAAACAGAATATATCGAAATTGCTGTCAAATTAGGACTAGACGCAGCTTGGCGAGGCACTATTGCGGAAAGAATGAACCAAAATCACGATCGTCTCTTTAATGATAAAGCTTGTGTCGCAGGTTTAGAAGCCTTCTATAAACAAGTTTGTAGTAAGCACTTCAGTGCTTAA
- a CDS encoding O-linked N-acetylglucosamine transferase, SPINDLY family protein — MQQNLQKIDYPHTIQYYENAIEVEPDIKSHYWHLGLYLLLQGKEQEAQLTWLMGITEGTEEEIQLWTTELTQILYQEIQQQAELEDYKQAWIISQHLREINSHHLNNLLFNLYLATQLELLDDEYFEELSLSHVFQDKNISLDTNLFLKLLYKLVEYSSLHRLTLKLVKIVLISASNINEYNYIIASAAVKLESALRNSEFAAELLEIYIALDPNDQEVLIRLAFCYQVTGQHLKGINTAQKLLSISTSLTDKIFYNHLLIRGLLISAGTWKKACLAIEQQKNLILSLIQESSRITENARIFRLYTSMYFFPYIVDIPQSIRPIQNQLMNLCLKNFELNFREKINQSRYLPTSSKTKKKILKVGYLSHYLGQHSVGWIARWLFKYHNADNFKIYSYIINPRINDSLQQFFIESSHQSHSIEATDSVLQITEQIRKDEIDILVDLDSITIDFVCEVLSVKPAPIQVTWLGWDASGLPSIDYFIADPYVLPEESQNYYSEKIWRLPETYVAVGGFEVQTPTLRREQLDIPGDGIIYFVGQKDYKRNPDNTRSQLKIIKQVPNSYLLVKGFSDLAACQKFYETLAIEEGVDTKQLRFIGQDSNELIHRANLAIADIVLDTYPYNGATTTLETLWLGIPLVTRVGQQFAARNSYTMMINAGITEGIAWTDEEYVEWGVRLGKDEKLRQEVSWKLRQGRKNAPLWDAEKFTRDMEQAYQQMWQRYVDS, encoded by the coding sequence ATGCAACAAAATTTACAAAAAATAGATTATCCTCACACTATTCAATATTACGAAAATGCCATTGAAGTAGAACCTGATATCAAATCTCATTATTGGCATTTGGGATTGTATTTATTATTACAAGGTAAAGAGCAAGAAGCACAATTAACTTGGTTGATGGGCATCACAGAAGGAACTGAAGAAGAGATTCAGTTGTGGACAACAGAGTTAACCCAGATTTTATATCAAGAAATTCAACAGCAAGCAGAATTAGAGGACTATAAACAAGCCTGGATTATTAGTCAACATTTACGGGAAATTAATTCTCATCATCTTAACAATTTACTATTTAATTTATATTTAGCTACTCAATTAGAACTATTGGATGATGAATATTTTGAAGAACTCAGCCTTAGTCATGTATTTCAAGATAAAAATATTTCTTTAGATACAAATTTATTTTTAAAACTTCTTTATAAACTCGTAGAATATTCTTCGCTGCACAGATTAACGTTAAAGTTAGTAAAAATTGTATTAATATCAGCAAGTAATATTAATGAGTATAACTATATCATAGCGTCTGCTGCTGTTAAATTAGAATCAGCTTTAAGAAACTCAGAATTTGCTGCTGAGTTACTGGAAATTTATATAGCATTAGATCCTAACGATCAAGAAGTTTTAATTCGTTTAGCTTTTTGTTATCAAGTTACAGGTCAGCATCTGAAAGGAATTAACACGGCTCAAAAACTCTTATCTATATCTACAAGTTTAACTGACAAAATTTTTTATAATCATTTGCTAATTAGGGGATTATTAATATCAGCAGGAACTTGGAAAAAAGCTTGTTTAGCGATAGAGCAACAAAAAAACTTAATATTATCGCTGATTCAAGAATCCTCAAGAATAACAGAAAATGCGAGAATTTTCCGTTTATACACATCAATGTATTTTTTCCCTTATATAGTAGATATTCCTCAAAGCATTAGACCGATACAAAATCAGTTAATGAATTTATGTTTGAAAAATTTTGAACTTAACTTTAGAGAAAAAATTAACCAATCTCGCTACCTACCAACTTCCTCAAAAACAAAAAAGAAAATTTTAAAAGTAGGCTATTTATCACATTACTTGGGGCAACATTCTGTGGGTTGGATTGCTCGCTGGCTTTTTAAATACCATAATGCTGATAATTTTAAAATTTATTCATATATAATTAATCCTCGTATAAACGATAGTTTACAACAATTTTTCATTGAATCTTCTCATCAATCTCATAGTATTGAAGCTACAGATAGTGTATTACAAATAACTGAACAAATACGTAAAGATGAAATTGATATTTTGGTTGATTTAGATAGTATTACAATTGATTTTGTTTGCGAAGTATTATCGGTAAAACCTGCTCCAATCCAAGTAACTTGGTTAGGGTGGGATGCATCTGGTTTACCTTCTATTGATTACTTTATTGCAGATCCCTATGTATTACCAGAAGAAAGTCAAAACTATTACAGCGAAAAAATTTGGCGATTACCAGAAACTTACGTTGCTGTAGGTGGTTTTGAAGTACAAACCCCTACATTAAGACGAGAGCAACTTGATATTCCTGGGGATGGAATTATATATTTTGTTGGTCAAAAGGACTATAAGCGTAATCCAGATAATACTAGATCACAATTGAAAATCATTAAGCAAGTTCCTAATAGTTATTTATTAGTAAAAGGTTTTAGTGATTTAGCAGCTTGCCAAAAATTTTATGAAACCTTAGCTATAGAAGAAGGAGTAGATACTAAACAGTTGCGCTTTATCGGTCAAGATTCTAATGAGCTAATTCATAGAGCAAATTTAGCGATCGCTGATATAGTTTTAGATACCTATCCTTATAATGGTGCAACTACTACTTTAGAGACGTTATGGCTTGGTATTCCCTTAGTGACAAGGGTAGGGCAACAATTTGCTGCTCGCAATAGTTATACCATGATGATTAATGCTGGAATTACAGAGGGTATTGCTTGGACAGATGAGGAATATGTAGAATGGGGAGTGCGCTTGGGTAAAGATGAGAAACTCAGACAGGAAGTTTCTTGGAAATTAAGACAAGGAAGAAAAAATGCACCTTTATGGGATGCGGAAAAATTCACCCGTGATATGGAGCAAGCTTATCAACAGATGTGGCAAAGGTATGTTGATAGTTAA
- a CDS encoding type IV pilin-like G/H family protein, producing the protein MKTELKAKFIQHILAKKNGDEGFTLIELLVVIIIIGILSAIALPSFLNQANKAKQSEAKTYVGSLNKGQQAYYTEKGSFGPAISDLGVGIKTQTVNYIYATGTSGTSTGAIAQSVSSTTGVSTVIRNYAGTVSLLSEGTTSDVTSVAILCETNSPGGTAAASSVGNACNGTSTTNVVGK; encoded by the coding sequence ATGAAAACCGAATTAAAAGCCAAATTTATCCAACACATCCTTGCCAAGAAGAACGGAGATGAGGGTTTTACACTCATTGAATTACTAGTAGTAATTATTATCATCGGTATTTTGTCAGCTATTGCACTACCCTCTTTTTTGAACCAAGCCAACAAAGCTAAACAATCTGAAGCTAAAACCTATGTAGGTTCTTTGAATAAAGGTCAACAAGCTTACTACACAGAAAAAGGATCTTTTGGGCCTGCAATATCAGATTTAGGAGTTGGTATTAAAACACAAACTGTTAATTATATTTATGCGACTGGAACGTCTGGTACAAGTACAGGAGCGATTGCACAATCTGTTTCATCTACAACAGGAGTTTCTACGGTAATCAGAAACTATGCAGGTACAGTATCCCTACTTTCGGAAGGAACAACTAGTGATGTAACTAGTGTTGCAATTCTTTGTGAAACTAATAGTCCTGGTGGTACTGCTGCTGCTTCAAGTGTAGGTAATGCATGTAATGGTACTAGTACTACAAATGTAGTAGGTAAATGA
- a CDS encoding Uma2 family endonuclease, protein MATPDGKRSENAYGTMRSEEIGARLITFLKNWVMSRKLGHITGSSVGFILPSIEEDDSEKRNLRSPDVSFVRADRLNKALPQSKLRI, encoded by the coding sequence TTGGCTACGCCAGATGGTAAGCGATCGGAAAATGCCTACGGTACTATGCGATCCGAGGAAATTGGCGCTCGTCTAATTACCTTCTTGAAGAACTGGGTAATGTCGCGCAAGCTAGGACATATAACTGGTTCTAGTGTCGGGTTTATCCTGCCGAGTATAGAAGAGGACGACTCGGAAAAAAGAAACCTGCGATCGCCTGATGTGTCTTTTGTTCGTGCTGATCGATTGAATAAGGCACTTCCACAATCGAAGTTGAGAATCTAG
- the trxB gene encoding thioredoxin-disulfide reductase → MTNPTVENLVIIGSGPAGYTAAIYAGRANLKPVVFEGFQAGGLPGGQLMTTTEVENFPGFPQGITGPELMDQMKAQAERWGAELYTEDVISVDLSQRPFTVRSQEREIKTNSIVIATGATAKRLGLPNEHEFWSRGISACAICDGATPIFHGAELAVIGAGDSAAEESIYLTKYGSKVNMLVRTDKMRASKAMQDRVLSNPKIQVHWNTEAVDIFGNGHMDGVKVRNTKTGEESQLHAKGLFYAVGHSPNTSLFKGQLELDEIGYVVTKHGTVETSVEGVFAAGDVQDHEFRQAITAAGTGCMAAMLAERWLSSSGLIQEFHQQAETADNELEHQPAKKTEAEEEAGFNLNGTRHEGGYALRKLFHESDRLILVKYVSPGCGPCHTLKPILNKVVDEFDSKIHFVEIDIDKDRDIAENAGVTGTPTVQLFKNKELVKEVKGVKQKSEYRQLIESNL, encoded by the coding sequence ATGACTAACCCCACAGTAGAAAACTTAGTAATTATCGGTTCTGGCCCAGCAGGGTACACAGCCGCCATCTATGCCGGACGCGCTAACCTGAAACCCGTTGTATTTGAAGGTTTCCAAGCCGGGGGTTTGCCTGGTGGGCAACTAATGACAACGACGGAAGTTGAGAACTTTCCAGGGTTTCCCCAAGGGATTACCGGGCCGGAACTGATGGATCAGATGAAGGCGCAGGCGGAGCGCTGGGGGGCTGAACTATATACTGAAGATGTTATATCAGTTGACTTGAGTCAGCGTCCTTTTACAGTGCGATCGCAAGAAAGGGAAATAAAAACCAACAGCATCGTCATTGCTACGGGTGCAACTGCAAAGCGTTTGGGTTTACCCAACGAACATGAATTTTGGAGTCGGGGTATCTCCGCTTGTGCAATTTGCGATGGTGCAACACCAATTTTTCACGGCGCAGAACTGGCTGTGATTGGTGCTGGCGACTCGGCGGCGGAAGAGTCTATTTACCTCACCAAATACGGATCTAAGGTGAATATGTTGGTACGCACCGATAAAATGCGGGCTTCTAAAGCCATGCAAGACCGCGTTTTGAGCAACCCAAAAATCCAGGTGCATTGGAACACAGAAGCCGTGGATATCTTCGGTAACGGTCATATGGATGGGGTGAAAGTCCGCAATACTAAAACTGGTGAAGAAAGCCAACTGCACGCTAAGGGTTTATTCTACGCCGTTGGTCACAGTCCCAATACCTCTCTATTTAAAGGTCAGTTAGAACTGGATGAAATCGGTTACGTTGTCACTAAGCACGGTACAGTGGAAACCAGTGTAGAGGGCGTTTTTGCCGCTGGCGACGTCCAAGATCATGAGTTTCGGCAAGCAATTACGGCTGCGGGTACTGGCTGTATGGCGGCGATGTTAGCAGAACGCTGGTTGTCGTCCAGTGGCTTAATTCAAGAATTTCATCAACAGGCAGAAACAGCAGACAATGAATTAGAACATCAGCCAGCCAAAAAGACTGAAGCCGAGGAAGAAGCTGGATTTAATTTGAATGGGACGCGCCATGAGGGAGGTTATGCCTTACGGAAATTGTTCCATGAAAGCGATCGCTTAATTCTTGTTAAATACGTCTCTCCTGGTTGCGGCCCTTGTCATACCCTGAAGCCAATTTTAAATAAAGTGGTGGATGAATTTGACAGCAAAATTCACTTTGTGGAAATTGACATCGACAAAGACCGAGATATTGCTGAAAATGCTGGTGTGACAGGAACGCCAACTGTTCAATTGTTCAAAAATAAAGAACTGGTCAAGGAAGTCAAAGGTGTCAAGCAAAAGAGCGAATACCGCCAGTTAATTGAAAGTAATCTTTGA
- a CDS encoding XisI protein has translation MDTLDNYRRIIKEVLVPYTQIPYSHAVIECKLVFDSENDSYLLINLGWDGVKRIHGCLVHIDIIDGKIWVQRDDTEDGVTYGLVAAGIPKEKIVLGFHPRNVRQHTGYAIA, from the coding sequence ATGGATACCTTAGATAATTATCGACGGATCATCAAAGAGGTATTAGTACCCTACACGCAAATTCCTTATTCGCACGCAGTTATTGAATGTAAACTAGTCTTTGATAGCGAAAATGACAGTTATTTGCTGATAAATTTAGGCTGGGATGGTGTTAAGCGAATTCACGGTTGCTTAGTTCATATTGATATTATTGATGGCAAAATTTGGGTGCAACGAGATGACACAGAAGATGGTGTTACCTACGGATTAGTAGCAGCAGGAATTCCCAAAGAGAAAATTGTATTGGGATTTCACCCACGAAATGTTAGGCAACACACAGGATATGCTATTGCCTAA
- a CDS encoding XisH family protein produces the protein MPARDIYHDAVKNALVQEGWIITDDPLHLKWGQKDMYVDLGAKQLLAAEQGSKKIAVEIKSFVSPSEMADLKDAIGGFIMYRAVIHRLEPKRTLYLAVRDSVFTALFEEPIGTLLIETENLKLLVFNPETERIIQWIP, from the coding sequence ATGCCTGCAAGAGATATTTATCATGATGCTGTTAAGAATGCGTTAGTTCAAGAAGGCTGGATAATTACAGATGACCCCCTACATTTAAAGTGGGGTCAAAAAGATATGTATGTAGATTTAGGAGCTAAACAACTCTTAGCCGCAGAACAAGGAAGTAAAAAAATAGCTGTAGAAATTAAAAGTTTTGTTAGTCCCTCAGAAATGGCAGACCTAAAAGATGCTATTGGGGGATTTATCATGTATCGTGCTGTTATCCATCGCCTAGAACCAAAAAGAACATTATATTTGGCAGTGCGCGACAGCGTATTTACAGCTTTGTTTGAGGAACCAATTGGTACACTTTTAATAGAAACTGAGAATCTAAAGTTACTCGTTTTTAATCCAGAAACGGAGAGGATTATTCAATGGATACCTTAG